A section of the Hevea brasiliensis isolate MT/VB/25A 57/8 chromosome 17, ASM3005281v1, whole genome shotgun sequence genome encodes:
- the LOC110670189 gene encoding CDGSH iron-sulfur domain-containing protein NEET, with the protein MATIASALGAGFCFSESRVGELKPNTHSAARSRRMVAVRAEAQSINPEIRKNEEKVVDSVVVAELSKPLTAYCRCWRSGTFPLCDGSHVKHNKATGDNVGPLLLKKQKE; encoded by the exons ATGGCCACAATTGCAAGTGCGTTAGGTGCTGGGTTCTGTTTCAGCGAATCGAGAGTCGGGGAACTCAAGCCAAACACTCATTCAGCTGCCAGGTCAAGGCGCATGGTGGCGGTGAGAGCTGAAGCTCAATCAATCAACCCAGAAATTAGAAAGAACGAGGAGAAGGTGGTGGATTCCGTCGTGGTCGCTGAGCTTTCTAAGCCCCTCACAGCTTATTGCAG ATGTTGGAGGTCAGGTACTTTCCCTCTATGTGATGGAAGCCACGTAAAGCACAACAAAGCTACTGGTGACAATGTTGGACCTTTGCTCTTGAAAAAGCAGAAAGAGTAA
- the LOC110670197 gene encoding K(+) efflux antiporter 5 isoform X1, whose amino-acid sequence MAIFEAKQGMYGFWYCLLLLLVYTRVCSSARSDKEIRERFYGNLLNSSAPENGEGSIAKMFDRVLEKEFSENDQPEGSDGSSFNSSVADQQAVLETVAKITHEKAKKNDTQVANGTKSFQFPNVFSLENEDSEDMTTLIDKKDNVFVMSNKKSKYPILQVDLRLISDLVVVIVSAAIGGIVFSCLGQPVIVGYLLAGSIIGPGGLKFISEMVQVETVAQFGVVFLLFALGLEFSLTKLKVVGPVAVLGGLLQIVIFMFLCGITAVQFCGAKLSEGVFVGSFLSMSSTAVVVKFLVERNSSSALHGQVTIGTLIFQDCAVGLLFALLPVLGGSSGLAQGMVSMGKLLLVLSIFLTVASILSWSFVPRFLKLMIQLSSQTNELYQLAAVAFCLLSAWCSDKLGLSLELGSFVAGVMISTTDFAQHTLDQVEPIRNLFAALFLSSIGMLIHVHFLWNHVDILLASVILVIVVKTAVAAMVTKAFGYGMRTSFHVGVLLAQIGEFAFVLLSRASNLHLVEGKMYLLLLGTTALSLVTTPLLFKLIPNVMNLGVLLQWFPTESSMQNEERASMIETHNRLL is encoded by the exons ATGGCGATCTTTGAAGCGAAACAGGGAATGTATGGATTCTGGTATTGCTTATTATTGCTTTTGGTTTACACGAGGGTTTGTTCGTCCGCGAGATCTGACAAGGAGATTAGGGAGCGGTTTTACGGGAATTTGTTGAATTCCTCTGCGCCTGAAAATGGAGAAGGCAGTATAGCCAAAATGTTTGATCGAGTTCTGGAGAAAGAGTTCTCCGAAAATGATCAGCCTGAAG GTTCTGATGGAAGCAGCTTCAACAGCAGTGTAGCTGATCAACAG GCTGTATTGGAGACTGTAGCTAAAATCACTCATGAGAAGGCCAAGAAAAATGATACACAAGTGGCTAA TGGAACAAAATCATTCCAGTTTCCAAATGTATTTTCACTTGAAAATGAAGATTCTGAGGACATGACAACTCTTATTGACAAAAAG GACAATGTATTTGTGATGTCAAACAAGAAATCCAAGTACCCAATACTTCAAGTAGATTTGAG ATTAATTTCAGATCTGGTTGTTGTCATAGTTTCTGCTGCCATTGGTGGAATTGTTTTTTCTTGTTTGGGACAGCCG GTCATTGTGGGCTATCTTCTTGCTGGTTCGATTATTGGACCAGGGGGTCTGAAATTCATTAGTGAGATGGTACAG GTTGAAACTGTGGCGCAGTTTGGTGTTGTGTTCCTTCTTTTTGCTTTAGGGCTGGAGTTTTCTTTGACAAAG TTAAAAGTTGTGGGGCCTGTTGCTGTTCTTGGAGGGCTACTTCAAATTGTGATATTTATGTTCTTGTGTGGCATAACTGCTGTG CAGTTTTGTGGAGCTAAGTTGTCTGAGGGTGTTTTTGTGGGTTCCTTCCTGTCAATGTCATCGACAGCAGTG GTGGTGAAATTTTTAGTTGAACGGAATAGTAGTAGTGCTCTTCATGGTCAAGTCACAATTGGAACGCTTATATTTCAG GATTGTGCTGTTGGTTTGTTATTTGCTTTGCTTCCTGTCTTGGGTGGCAGCAGCGGGCTGGCACAAGGAATGGTTTCAATGGGCAAACT GCTGTTGGTGTTGTCCATATTCCTCACTGTTGCATCTATATTGTCTTGGTCATTTGTGCCTCGTTTTCTTAAGTTAATGATACAGCTATCATCTCAA ACAAATGAACTTTATCAGCTTGCTGCGGTGGCCTTCTGCTTATTATCTGCTTGG TGCAGCGACAAGCTTGGCCTTAGTCTTGAGTTGGGTTCATTTGTGGCTGGAGTTATGATATCTACCACTGACTTCGCACAACATACCTTAGACCAG GTGGAACCAATTCGTAACTTGTTTGCGGCTCTCTTCCTTTCTAGTATTGGAATGCTCATACATGTACATTTTCTGTGGAACCATGTGGATATATTGCTAGCATCTGTGATTCTCGTTATAGTGGTTAAGACAGCTGTTGCTGCTATGGTTACTAAAGCCTTTGGTTATGGCATGAGGACATCGTTCCAC GTTGGAGTATTGCTTGCTCAAATTGGAGAATTTGCTTTTGTTCTCCTAAGCCGTGCCTCAAATCTTCATCTTGTTGAG GGAAAGAtgtatcttcttcttcttggaacAACAGCTCTTAGTCTG GTAACAACTCCTCTTTTATTCAAATTGATACCTAATGTCATGAATTTGGGGGTTCTATTGCAATGGTTTCCAACAGAAAGCAGCATGCAGAATGAG GAGAGAGCTTCCATGATTGAAACGCATAACAGATTGTTGTGA
- the LOC110670197 gene encoding K(+) efflux antiporter 5 isoform X2 has product MAIFEAKQGMYGFWYCLLLLLVYTRVCSSARSDKEIRERFYGNLLNSSAPENGEGSIAKMFDRVLEKEFSENDQPEGSDGSSFNSSVADQQAVLETVAKITHEKAKKNDTQVANGTKSFQFPNVFSLENEDSEDMTTLIDKKDNVFVMSNKKSKYPILQVDLRLISDLVVVIVSAAIGGIVFSCLGQPVIVGYLLAGSIIGPGGLKFISEMVQVETVAQFGVVFLLFALGLEFSLTKLKVVGPVAVLGGLLQIVIFMFLCGITAVFCGAKLSEGVFVGSFLSMSSTAVVVKFLVERNSSSALHGQVTIGTLIFQDCAVGLLFALLPVLGGSSGLAQGMVSMGKLLLVLSIFLTVASILSWSFVPRFLKLMIQLSSQTNELYQLAAVAFCLLSAWCSDKLGLSLELGSFVAGVMISTTDFAQHTLDQVEPIRNLFAALFLSSIGMLIHVHFLWNHVDILLASVILVIVVKTAVAAMVTKAFGYGMRTSFHVGVLLAQIGEFAFVLLSRASNLHLVEGKMYLLLLGTTALSLVTTPLLFKLIPNVMNLGVLLQWFPTESSMQNEERASMIETHNRLL; this is encoded by the exons ATGGCGATCTTTGAAGCGAAACAGGGAATGTATGGATTCTGGTATTGCTTATTATTGCTTTTGGTTTACACGAGGGTTTGTTCGTCCGCGAGATCTGACAAGGAGATTAGGGAGCGGTTTTACGGGAATTTGTTGAATTCCTCTGCGCCTGAAAATGGAGAAGGCAGTATAGCCAAAATGTTTGATCGAGTTCTGGAGAAAGAGTTCTCCGAAAATGATCAGCCTGAAG GTTCTGATGGAAGCAGCTTCAACAGCAGTGTAGCTGATCAACAG GCTGTATTGGAGACTGTAGCTAAAATCACTCATGAGAAGGCCAAGAAAAATGATACACAAGTGGCTAA TGGAACAAAATCATTCCAGTTTCCAAATGTATTTTCACTTGAAAATGAAGATTCTGAGGACATGACAACTCTTATTGACAAAAAG GACAATGTATTTGTGATGTCAAACAAGAAATCCAAGTACCCAATACTTCAAGTAGATTTGAG ATTAATTTCAGATCTGGTTGTTGTCATAGTTTCTGCTGCCATTGGTGGAATTGTTTTTTCTTGTTTGGGACAGCCG GTCATTGTGGGCTATCTTCTTGCTGGTTCGATTATTGGACCAGGGGGTCTGAAATTCATTAGTGAGATGGTACAG GTTGAAACTGTGGCGCAGTTTGGTGTTGTGTTCCTTCTTTTTGCTTTAGGGCTGGAGTTTTCTTTGACAAAG TTAAAAGTTGTGGGGCCTGTTGCTGTTCTTGGAGGGCTACTTCAAATTGTGATATTTATGTTCTTGTGTGGCATAACTGCTGTG TTTTGTGGAGCTAAGTTGTCTGAGGGTGTTTTTGTGGGTTCCTTCCTGTCAATGTCATCGACAGCAGTG GTGGTGAAATTTTTAGTTGAACGGAATAGTAGTAGTGCTCTTCATGGTCAAGTCACAATTGGAACGCTTATATTTCAG GATTGTGCTGTTGGTTTGTTATTTGCTTTGCTTCCTGTCTTGGGTGGCAGCAGCGGGCTGGCACAAGGAATGGTTTCAATGGGCAAACT GCTGTTGGTGTTGTCCATATTCCTCACTGTTGCATCTATATTGTCTTGGTCATTTGTGCCTCGTTTTCTTAAGTTAATGATACAGCTATCATCTCAA ACAAATGAACTTTATCAGCTTGCTGCGGTGGCCTTCTGCTTATTATCTGCTTGG TGCAGCGACAAGCTTGGCCTTAGTCTTGAGTTGGGTTCATTTGTGGCTGGAGTTATGATATCTACCACTGACTTCGCACAACATACCTTAGACCAG GTGGAACCAATTCGTAACTTGTTTGCGGCTCTCTTCCTTTCTAGTATTGGAATGCTCATACATGTACATTTTCTGTGGAACCATGTGGATATATTGCTAGCATCTGTGATTCTCGTTATAGTGGTTAAGACAGCTGTTGCTGCTATGGTTACTAAAGCCTTTGGTTATGGCATGAGGACATCGTTCCAC GTTGGAGTATTGCTTGCTCAAATTGGAGAATTTGCTTTTGTTCTCCTAAGCCGTGCCTCAAATCTTCATCTTGTTGAG GGAAAGAtgtatcttcttcttcttggaacAACAGCTCTTAGTCTG GTAACAACTCCTCTTTTATTCAAATTGATACCTAATGTCATGAATTTGGGGGTTCTATTGCAATGGTTTCCAACAGAAAGCAGCATGCAGAATGAG GAGAGAGCTTCCATGATTGAAACGCATAACAGATTGTTGTGA